Proteins co-encoded in one Hemibagrus wyckioides isolate EC202008001 linkage group LG26, SWU_Hwy_1.0, whole genome shotgun sequence genomic window:
- the itga6b gene encoding integrin alpha-6b isoform X1, whose translation MARYRTVTLSLLCLLECGLISAFNLDTENVLKKTGDQNSLFGFSLALHRQLIPTDKRMLLVGAPRARKLSNQKSPITGGLYNCDISSTSSACQRIDFDNNENPAEESKDNQWMGVTVQSQGPGGKIVTCAHRYQKKQFTNLPEELRDITGRCYVLNQQLKIDESTGDEGGDWSFCEGRDRGHERFGSCQQGFSATFTKDYHYLVFGAPGGFNWKGIVRLEQRNNTLLELGVYDDGPYEVKYTTPEGLDEVAVPANSYLGFSLDSGKMLTKKGQLTVVAGAPRANHSGAVVLLKKDTDAATMVTEYIIEGEGLASSFGYELAVVDLNGDGWQDLVVGAPQFFVKDGDIGGAVYVYINQNGDWDKAIRTRIDGAKNSMFGLSIENLGDLNLDGFNDLAVGAPYDEEGAGCVYIYQGSSNGLKKEPAQVLKGKDLNIKMFGYSLAGNMDLDNNQYPDLAIGSLSDTVAVYRARPVVNIEKTVTTNPKDIDLSKKNCGDSICLEVNVCFKFTSNTKDYSPSLRIKYSIQVESKRKKQGLPSRAVFFPPSATDTDYESTGIMDLRKQNEQKCIMKKLKLQDNLKDKLRAVPIEVNVEIVKQSGSGRKKRQAGLAELSPILASSQPSLTEVSFVKDGCGSDQRCQSNLQLQYKFCSREPNQDIFKPLPVHNGMPVISLNHQKEIALEVTVTNKNGDDAYESFLNVSYPNALSYSGVRTKSADKQIICLANPNGTKAECELGNPFRNNSEAVFYIILSTGGISLDTNEVEVTLELKTTSEQAPLTVMKKANVVAELLLSLSGVAKPSQLEFTGIVLGESAMKTETEIGSQIDYEFRVINLGKPLKSFGTAFLNIEWPKNTATNKWLLYLMKITTVGTDNIACKPDEVNPLSLSPDLSLSRRKREANDGSENSENKGVLSSLFTDKRKSTVLTCGEGASCVTLKCPLQGLDSNAVITLRARLWNGTFIEDYSDMNYVDIIVKASLSLENAPKNVLLNNKDTQVRVTVFPVRKAAQYGGLPWWIILVAILLGLLLLGLLVFLLWKCGFFKRSKYNDSVPSYSAVRIKKDERTHPPGKEKPASVEKKQWMTSWNENESYS comes from the exons GCTGCTGGTCGGTGCTCCCAGGGCGAGGAAACTATCCAATCAGAAGTCACCAATAACAGGAGGCTTGTACAACTGTGATATCAGCTCCACCAGTTCGGCCTGCCAGCGAATTGATTTTGACAATAACG agaaccCGGCTGAGGAGAGCAAAGATAACCAGTGGATGGGTGTCACAGTGCAGAGTCAAGGACCCGGGGGCAAGATTGTG ACATGTGCACATCGCTACCAGAAGAAACAGTTTACAAACTTGCCCGAGGAGTTGCGGGACATCACAGGCCGCTGCTACGTGCTCAATCAACAGCTGAAAATCGACGAGAGCACTGGTGATGAGGGAGGAGACTGGAGCTTCTGCGAGGGCCGAGACAGGGGTCACGAGCGATTCGGCTCCTGCCAGCAAGGATTCTCGGCTACCTTCACCAAGGACTACCATTACCTAGTGTTTGGAGCACCTGGAGGCTTTAATTGGAAAG GAATTGTACGCCTGGAGCAGAGAAACAACACGCTGCTGGAGTTGGGTGTCTATGATGACGGACCATATGAGGTCAAATACACCACACCTGAAGGACTTGACGAAGTGGCCGTCCCTGCTAACAGCTATTTAG GATTCTCTCTCGACTCTGGCAAGATGTTGACTAAGAAAGGCCAGCTAACTGTGGTGGCTGGAGCTCCGAGAGCCAATCACAGTGGAGCTGTGGTTCTGTTGAAGAAGGATACAGACGCAGCTACTATGGTCACTGAGTACATCATCGAAGGAGAAGGCCTGGCGTCGTCTTTCGGCTACGAACTAGCAGTGGTTGATTTAAACGGAGATGG ATGGCAGGATCTTGTAGTTGGAGCTCCTCAGTTCTTTGTGAAGGATGGTGACATCGGTGGTGCTGTTTATGTCTACATCAATCAGAATGGAGACTGGGACAAGGCCATCCGGACTAGAATAGACGGAGCCAAAAATTCCATGTTTGGGCTGTCTATTGAAAACCTTGGTGACCTTAATCTGGATGGGTTTAATg atTTGGCTGTCGGGGCTCCATATGATGAGGAAGGAGCGGGATGTGTCTACATCTATCAAGGCTCGAGCAACGGCCTCAAAAAAGAACCTGCTCAG GTGCTGAAAGGAAAAGATCTAAACATTAAGATGTTTGGTTACTCCTTAGCTGGTAACATGGATTTAGACAACAATCAATATCCAGATTTGGCCATTGgatctctctctgacactgtggCCGTATACAG AGCAAGGCCAGTGGTCAACATAGAAAAGACGGTCACTACAAATCCCAAAGACATAGACCTCTCTAAGAAGAACTGCGGTGACAGCATTTG tcTTGAGGTGAATGTCTGTTTCAAATTCACCTCCAACACCAAAGACTACAGCCCTTCTCTCA GAATCAAATACTCCATCCAGGTGGAGTCAAAGAGGAAGAAGCAGGGACTTCCGTCTCGTGCCGTTTTCTTCCCACCCTCCGCCACTGACACAGACTATGAGAGCACAGGAATCATGGATCTGAGAAAGCAGAACGAACAAAAATGTATCATGAAAAAGCTCAAACTTCAG GATAACTTAAAGGATAAGCTGAGAGCCGTGCCCATAGAGGTGAACGTGGAGATCGTGAAGCAGTCAGGATCTGGACGCAAGAAGAGACAAGCCGGCCTCGCTGAGTTGAGTCCCATCCTCGCTTCCAGCCAGCCATCTCTTACTGAG GTCAGTTTTGTGAAAGACGGCTGCGGCAGTGACCAGAGGTGCCAGAGTAATTTACAGCTGCAGTACAAATTCTGCTCTCGGGAGCCTAATCAAGACATCTTCAAACCACTGCCAGT TCACAATGGAATGCCGGTCATTTCACTCAACCACCAGAAGGAGATTGCCCTGGAGGTCACGGTGACCAATAAGAACGGAGACGACGCATACGAGTCGTTTCTGAACGTATCATACCCCAATGCCCTCTCTTACTCTGGAGTTCGCACCAAATCTGCC GACAAACAGATTATCTGCTTGGCCAATCCGAACGGCACAAAGGCTGAATGTGAACTGGGAAATCCTTTCAGAAATAACTCGGAA GCTGTATTTTACATCATTCTGAGCACTGGTGGGATTTCGCTGGACACGAATGAAGTAGAAGTTACGCTTGAGCTTAAAAC gacGAGCGAGCAGGCACCACTGACTGTTATGAAGAAAGCCAATGTTGTAGCTGAGCTGCTTTTGTCACTTTCTGG GGTGGCTAAGCCGTCACAGCTGGAATTCACCGGTATCGTCTTAGGAGAGAGCGCTATGAAGACGGAAACAGAGATCGGCAGCCAGATCGACTATGAATTCCGG GTGATCAATTTGGGAAAGCCTCTGAAGTCGTTCGGGACTGCGTTTCTGAACATCGAGTGGCCCAAGAACACTGCGACAAATAAATGGCTGCTGTACCTGATGAAGATCACTACTGTGGGTACGGATAATATCGCCTGCAAACCAGATGAGGTCAACCCGCTCAGTTTAAGTCCG GATCTGTCATTATCCAGGAGAAAGCGTGAAGCTAATGATGGATCTGAAAACTCAGAAAACAAAGGAGTTTTATCATCTCTTTTTACCGACAAGAGGAAATCTACAGTCTTG ACGTGTGGCGAAGGTGCGTCGTGTGTGACGCTCAAGTGTCCTCTTCAGGGATTGGACAGCAATGCCGTCATCACACTGAGAGCTCGTCTGTGGAATGGCACCTTCATAGAG GATTACTCTGACATGAATTACGTCGATATAATTGTGAAAGCGTCACTCAGTCTGGAGAACGCTCCCAAAAATGTGTTGCTGAATAATAAAGATACACAG gtacgAGTGACTGTATTCCCAGTACGTAAAGCAGCACAATATGGAGGTTTACCCTGGTGGATCATACTGGTTGCTATATTACTGGGCCTGCTCCTGCTTGGCTTATTGGTCTTCCTGCTCTGGAAG TGTGGATTTTTCAAACGTTCCAAATACAATGACAGCGTGCCCAGTTACAGCGCGGTGAGGATTAAGAAGGACGAGCGCACGCATCCACCGGGGAAAGAGAAGCCGGCCTCGGTGGAAAAGAAACAGTGGATGACTTCTTGGAACGAGAACGAGAGCTACTCCTAG
- the itga6b gene encoding integrin alpha-6b isoform X2 produces MARYRTVTLSLLCLLECGLISAFNLDTENVLKKTGDQNSLFGFSLALHRQLIPTDKRMLLVGAPRARKLSNQKSPITGGLYNCDISSTSSACQRIDFDNNENPAEESKDNQWMGVTVQSQGPGGKIVTCAHRYQKKQFTNLPEELRDITGRCYVLNQQLKIDESTGDEGGDWSFCEGRDRGHERFGSCQQGFSATFTKDYHYLVFGAPGGFNWKGIVRLEQRNNTLLELGVYDDGPYEVKYTTPEGLDEVAVPANSYLGFSLDSGKMLTKKGQLTVVAGAPRANHSGAVVLLKKDTDAATMVTEYIIEGEGLASSFGYELAVVDLNGDGWQDLVVGAPQFFVKDGDIGGAVYVYINQNGDWDKAIRTRIDGAKNSMFGLSIENLGDLNLDGFNDLAVGAPYDEEGAGCVYIYQGSSNGLKKEPAQVLKGKDLNIKMFGYSLAGNMDLDNNQYPDLAIGSLSDTVAVYRARPVVNIEKTVTTNPKDIDLSKKNCGDSICLEVNVCFKFTSNTKDYSPSLRIKYSIQVESKRKKQGLPSRAVFFPPSATDTDYESTGIMDLRKQNEQKCIMKKLKLQDNLKDKLRAVPIEVNVEIVKQSGSGRKKRQAGLAELSPILASSQPSLTEVSFVKDGCGSDQRCQSNLQLQYKFCSREPNQDIFKPLPVHNGMPVISLNHQKEIALEVTVTNKNGDDAYESFLNVSYPNALSYSGVRTKSADKQIICLANPNGTKAECELGNPFRNNSEAVFYIILSTGGISLDTNEVEVTLELKTTSEQAPLTVMKKANVVAELLLSLSGVAKPSQLEFTGIVLGESAMKTETEIGSQIDYEFRVINLGKPLKSFGTAFLNIEWPKNTATNKWLLYLMKITTVGTDNIACKPDEVNPLSLSPDLSLSRRKREANDGSENSENKGVLSSLFTDKRKSTVLTCGEGASCVTLKCPLQGLDSNAVITLRARLWNGTFIEDYSDMNYVDIIVKASLSLENAPKNVLLNNKDTQVRVTVFPVRKAAQYGGLPWWIILVAILLGLLLLGLLVFLLWKCGFFGKSEPKNEPEKERLTSEA; encoded by the exons GCTGCTGGTCGGTGCTCCCAGGGCGAGGAAACTATCCAATCAGAAGTCACCAATAACAGGAGGCTTGTACAACTGTGATATCAGCTCCACCAGTTCGGCCTGCCAGCGAATTGATTTTGACAATAACG agaaccCGGCTGAGGAGAGCAAAGATAACCAGTGGATGGGTGTCACAGTGCAGAGTCAAGGACCCGGGGGCAAGATTGTG ACATGTGCACATCGCTACCAGAAGAAACAGTTTACAAACTTGCCCGAGGAGTTGCGGGACATCACAGGCCGCTGCTACGTGCTCAATCAACAGCTGAAAATCGACGAGAGCACTGGTGATGAGGGAGGAGACTGGAGCTTCTGCGAGGGCCGAGACAGGGGTCACGAGCGATTCGGCTCCTGCCAGCAAGGATTCTCGGCTACCTTCACCAAGGACTACCATTACCTAGTGTTTGGAGCACCTGGAGGCTTTAATTGGAAAG GAATTGTACGCCTGGAGCAGAGAAACAACACGCTGCTGGAGTTGGGTGTCTATGATGACGGACCATATGAGGTCAAATACACCACACCTGAAGGACTTGACGAAGTGGCCGTCCCTGCTAACAGCTATTTAG GATTCTCTCTCGACTCTGGCAAGATGTTGACTAAGAAAGGCCAGCTAACTGTGGTGGCTGGAGCTCCGAGAGCCAATCACAGTGGAGCTGTGGTTCTGTTGAAGAAGGATACAGACGCAGCTACTATGGTCACTGAGTACATCATCGAAGGAGAAGGCCTGGCGTCGTCTTTCGGCTACGAACTAGCAGTGGTTGATTTAAACGGAGATGG ATGGCAGGATCTTGTAGTTGGAGCTCCTCAGTTCTTTGTGAAGGATGGTGACATCGGTGGTGCTGTTTATGTCTACATCAATCAGAATGGAGACTGGGACAAGGCCATCCGGACTAGAATAGACGGAGCCAAAAATTCCATGTTTGGGCTGTCTATTGAAAACCTTGGTGACCTTAATCTGGATGGGTTTAATg atTTGGCTGTCGGGGCTCCATATGATGAGGAAGGAGCGGGATGTGTCTACATCTATCAAGGCTCGAGCAACGGCCTCAAAAAAGAACCTGCTCAG GTGCTGAAAGGAAAAGATCTAAACATTAAGATGTTTGGTTACTCCTTAGCTGGTAACATGGATTTAGACAACAATCAATATCCAGATTTGGCCATTGgatctctctctgacactgtggCCGTATACAG AGCAAGGCCAGTGGTCAACATAGAAAAGACGGTCACTACAAATCCCAAAGACATAGACCTCTCTAAGAAGAACTGCGGTGACAGCATTTG tcTTGAGGTGAATGTCTGTTTCAAATTCACCTCCAACACCAAAGACTACAGCCCTTCTCTCA GAATCAAATACTCCATCCAGGTGGAGTCAAAGAGGAAGAAGCAGGGACTTCCGTCTCGTGCCGTTTTCTTCCCACCCTCCGCCACTGACACAGACTATGAGAGCACAGGAATCATGGATCTGAGAAAGCAGAACGAACAAAAATGTATCATGAAAAAGCTCAAACTTCAG GATAACTTAAAGGATAAGCTGAGAGCCGTGCCCATAGAGGTGAACGTGGAGATCGTGAAGCAGTCAGGATCTGGACGCAAGAAGAGACAAGCCGGCCTCGCTGAGTTGAGTCCCATCCTCGCTTCCAGCCAGCCATCTCTTACTGAG GTCAGTTTTGTGAAAGACGGCTGCGGCAGTGACCAGAGGTGCCAGAGTAATTTACAGCTGCAGTACAAATTCTGCTCTCGGGAGCCTAATCAAGACATCTTCAAACCACTGCCAGT TCACAATGGAATGCCGGTCATTTCACTCAACCACCAGAAGGAGATTGCCCTGGAGGTCACGGTGACCAATAAGAACGGAGACGACGCATACGAGTCGTTTCTGAACGTATCATACCCCAATGCCCTCTCTTACTCTGGAGTTCGCACCAAATCTGCC GACAAACAGATTATCTGCTTGGCCAATCCGAACGGCACAAAGGCTGAATGTGAACTGGGAAATCCTTTCAGAAATAACTCGGAA GCTGTATTTTACATCATTCTGAGCACTGGTGGGATTTCGCTGGACACGAATGAAGTAGAAGTTACGCTTGAGCTTAAAAC gacGAGCGAGCAGGCACCACTGACTGTTATGAAGAAAGCCAATGTTGTAGCTGAGCTGCTTTTGTCACTTTCTGG GGTGGCTAAGCCGTCACAGCTGGAATTCACCGGTATCGTCTTAGGAGAGAGCGCTATGAAGACGGAAACAGAGATCGGCAGCCAGATCGACTATGAATTCCGG GTGATCAATTTGGGAAAGCCTCTGAAGTCGTTCGGGACTGCGTTTCTGAACATCGAGTGGCCCAAGAACACTGCGACAAATAAATGGCTGCTGTACCTGATGAAGATCACTACTGTGGGTACGGATAATATCGCCTGCAAACCAGATGAGGTCAACCCGCTCAGTTTAAGTCCG GATCTGTCATTATCCAGGAGAAAGCGTGAAGCTAATGATGGATCTGAAAACTCAGAAAACAAAGGAGTTTTATCATCTCTTTTTACCGACAAGAGGAAATCTACAGTCTTG ACGTGTGGCGAAGGTGCGTCGTGTGTGACGCTCAAGTGTCCTCTTCAGGGATTGGACAGCAATGCCGTCATCACACTGAGAGCTCGTCTGTGGAATGGCACCTTCATAGAG GATTACTCTGACATGAATTACGTCGATATAATTGTGAAAGCGTCACTCAGTCTGGAGAACGCTCCCAAAAATGTGTTGCTGAATAATAAAGATACACAG gtacgAGTGACTGTATTCCCAGTACGTAAAGCAGCACAATATGGAGGTTTACCCTGGTGGATCATACTGGTTGCTATATTACTGGGCCTGCTCCTGCTTGGCTTATTGGTCTTCCTGCTCTGGAAG TGCGGCTTCTTCGGCAAAAGCGAGCCCAAAAATGAACCCGAGAAAGAGAGGCTGACTTCTGAAGCATAG